TCTCAACATGTCACGCTTCACACCTTGAAAAACGGCTGGACGTTTATCATCGTGGAACGGCCAACGGCACCGGTCTTTGCGTTTATGACGCGTGTCAACGTTGGTTCGGCCCAAGAGCCAAAAGGGAGAACCGGCTTGGCTCATATGTTCGAACACATGGCCTTCAAAGGAACCCCACGGCTCGGAACATCGAATTATGAAGCGGAAAAAACAGCGCTCAGGAGTCTCGAAGACGCGTATCAGGCCTACCAAAAAGCACGTTGGAACCCCAAATCCAGCCCTGAACACGTGAAAGAACTCGAGGACCGCTTCAAACAGGCTCAACATGTCGCCAGTCAATATGTGTCCAAGAACGAGTTTGGGGACATTATTGAACGTGAAGGCGGGGTTTCGCTCAATGCTTTTACCGGCGCTGATGTCACCGGATACTTTTATGCCCTCCCGTCGAACAAGGTCGAACTCTTTGCTTATTTAGAATCCGAACGTTTCTTGCAACCCGTCTTTCGGGAATTTTATAAAGAACGGGATGTCGTGATGGAAGAACGTCGTCTTCGGACTGAAAGCAGCGCCATCGGAAGATTACTCGAGCAATTTGTCTCGGCTGCCTTCATCGCTCATCCCTATCATCATCCTGTCATTGGCTATGCAAGCGATATTCAATCCTATACGATGACGGACGCTGAAGCATTCTATCGACAGTATTATGTCCCCGCGAATATGGTAACGGCCATCGTCGGAGACGTCAAAGCGGAAAAGGTCATACCGCTTTTAGAGAAGTATTTTGGGCGCATTCCCCAAAGACCGATCCCTCCTCCGCTTCGAACGATCGAACCACCATCGATCGCCGAGAAAACCGTCGTCCTCAAAGATCCCTCGCAACCCTTTTACTTAGAAGGTTATCACAAGCCTGCCGTCACGCATCCCGATCAACCGGTGTACGATGCGATTGATGATATCCTCACAAACGGTCGAACATCTCGCTTCTATCGTTCGCTGGTGCGTGATAAAAAAATCGCCGTCTCAGTCGGTTCCTATGGAGCATATCCCGGTGAAAAATATCCTCACCTCTGGGTGGCCTATGGAGTTCCGGCCAGGGGCGTGAGCAATGCGACGGTTCAACAGGCTCTTCGGGAAGAGTTACAAAAGATCGCAACCGAAGATGTCTCGGACGAAGAACTTGAAAAATTTCGAACCCGTGCCAAGGCTGGATTGCTCCGGTCACTCGGCAGCAATCTGGGATTGGCGATGCAATTGACGGATTATCATCTGCTCTTCGGAGACTGGCGAGAGCTGTTCCGTTATATT
The genomic region above belongs to Nitrospirales bacterium and contains:
- a CDS encoding insulinase family protein; translation: MRASRRKQVLCGLLIALVFFHFVPRAFSQDLASFSQHVTLHTLKNGWTFIIVERPTAPVFAFMTRVNVGSAQEPKGRTGLAHMFEHMAFKGTPRLGTSNYEAEKTALRSLEDAYQAYQKARWNPKSSPEHVKELEDRFKQAQHVASQYVSKNEFGDIIEREGGVSLNAFTGADVTGYFYALPSNKVELFAYLESERFLQPVFREFYKERDVVMEERRLRTESSAIGRLLEQFVSAAFIAHPYHHPVIGYASDIQSYTMTDAEAFYRQYYVPANMVTAIVGDVKAEKVIPLLEKYFGRIPQRPIPPPLRTIEPPSIAEKTVVLKDPSQPFYLEGYHKPAVTHPDQPVYDAIDDILTNGRTSRFYRSLVRDKKIAVSVGSYGAYPGEKYPHLWVAYGVPARGVSNATVQQALREELQKIATEDVSDEELEKFRTRAKAGLLRSLGSNLGLAMQLTDYHLLFGDWRELFRYIERLKNVTKADIRRVASQTFRETNRVVAMIETESAPPDIASIATKTGGSQ